The following proteins come from a genomic window of Prionailurus viverrinus isolate Anna chromosome D1, UM_Priviv_1.0, whole genome shotgun sequence:
- the CLDN25 gene encoding putative claudin-25 produces the protein MAWSFHGKAQLGGLLLSLFGWVCSCVTTILPQWKTLNLELNEMETWIMGLWEVCVNQEEVAVCKAFESFLSLPQELQVSRIVMVASHGLGLLGLLLSGCGSECFQFHRIRWVFKRRLCLLGGTLETSASATTLFPVSWVAYATIQDFWDNSIPEIVPRWEFGDALYLGWAAGIFLALGGLLLIFSACLGKEDVPSLQMAGPRAPPFCAPANESNDSFYLTPRARNLFI, from the coding sequence ATGGCCTGGAGTTTCCACGGGAAAGCCCAGCTTGGGGGactgctcctctccctcttcgGCTGGGTCTGCTCATGTGTCACCACCATCCTGCCCCAGTGGAAGACTCTCAATCTGGAACTGAACGAAATGGAGACCTGGATCATGGGGCTTTGGGAGGTCTGCGTGAATCAGGAGGAAGTTGCCGTGTGCAAGGCCTTTGAGTCCTTCTTGTCTCTGCCCCAGGAGCTTCAGGTATCCCGAATCGTCATGGTAGCCTCCCACGGGCTGGGGCTACTGGGGCTCCTGCTCTCTGGCTGTGGGTCCGAATGCTTCCAGTTTCACAGGATCAGATGGGTATTTAAGAGGCGGCTCTGCCTCCTGGGAGGGACTTTGGAAACATCTGCTTCAGCCACTACCCTCTTTCCAGTCTCCTGGGTAGCCTATGCCACGATCCAAGACTTCTGGGATAACAGCATCCCTGAGATTGTGCCTCGCTGGGAGTTTGGAGATGCCCTCTACCTGGGCTGGGCTGCTGGTATTTTCCTGGCCCTTGGTGGGTTACTCCTCATCTTCTCAGCCTGTCTGGGAAAAGAAGACGTGCCCTCTCTCCAGATGGCTGGCCCTAGAGCCCCACCGTTCTGTGCCCCAGCAAATGAGTCCAATGACTCCTTCTATCTAACACCAAGAGCTAGGAACCTGTTCATCTAG